In the genome of Planctomyces sp. SH-PL62, the window CGCCTGTCGTCGCCGAGGCCCGCCGCCTGATCGCCGAGAAGGGGGGCTTCAACCCGGCCCGACTGGTGGTCGCCTCGACCCATACCCACAACGCGCCCTCGCTCGTCGGCTACGCCCCGCTGATCTGGGAAGGTCGCGAGACGCCCGAGCAGCATGAGCGGGTCGTCGCCTACACGCGATGGCTGACCGACAAGATCGTCGAGGTCGCCCTGGCGGCCGTCCGCGATCGCAAGCCGGCCGAGCTCTCCTGGGGCCAGGGCCGCGCCAAGTTCGGCGGCAACCGCCGCTGGATGAAGGACGGCCAGTGGATCGGGTTCGGGTTCGCCGAGAAGGCCCCGGTCGACCACAGCATGCCCGCGATGTTCGCCCGCCGCGACGGCGAGCTCGTCGCCGTGTGGGCCAACTACGCCTGCCATTGCACCAGCGCCGGGTCCGAGAACCGCGTCGGGGGCGACTGGGCCGGGTTCGCCGCGACCGACATCGAGCAGGACGCCCCGGGCGCCACGGCCCTGATCACCATCGGCTGCGGCGCCGACGTCGGCCCCCAGCCGACCGGCAGCATCGACCTCTCGCGCCGCCACGGCCGCGCCCTCGCCGACGAGGTCGCCCGCCTCGCGAAAACCTCGCTCACCCCCCTCGAGGCCGCCCCGGAGGTCGTCGAGAAGACCATCGAGCTCCCCCTCGAAACGACGTACGACCGCGCCCACTGGGAGAAGGAGGCCCGGCGCGAGGGCTTCGAGGGCCGACACGCC includes:
- a CDS encoding neutral/alkaline non-lysosomal ceramidase N-terminal domain-containing protein codes for the protein MNRSPFQIAALLLSIASPTLALAAEPVAVGVAKVDVTPTHPVLLTGYGHRVGEHEAVDAPISARALAIGDSDPVVLVAVENCGVPAPVVAEARRLIAEKGGFNPARLVVASTHTHNAPSLVGYAPLIWEGRETPEQHERVVAYTRWLTDKIVEVALAAVRDRKPAELSWGQGRAKFGGNRRWMKDGQWIGFGFAEKAPVDHSMPAMFARRDGELVAVWANYACHCTSAGSENRVGGDWAGFAATDIEQDAPGATALITIGCGADVGPQPTGSIDLSRRHGRALADEVARLAKTSLTPLEAAPEVVEKTIELPLETTYDRAHWEKEARREGFEGRHAKRMLAQLDRDGKLPSAVPYPIATWRFGDDLAIVFLPGEVTVDYAVRLKREMDWTRLWVNGWSNDVPGYIPSRRILAEGGYEPDFSQIYYGWPSRYNPAVEDLLISTVESLLGDTYQRTAATPEPDFLLVPEALIPSMKK